The following proteins are encoded in a genomic region of Pseudodesulfovibrio mercurii:
- the gatB gene encoding Asp-tRNA(Asn)/Glu-tRNA(Gln) amidotransferase subunit GatB, with amino-acid sequence MSRYETVIGLEVHAQLKTESKIFCSCSTKFGNDPNENVCAVCSGMPGVLPVFNEKVAEYATKAGLATDCVINLKSVFARKNYFYPDLPKGYQISQFEQPICEHGHVDIEVDGERKRVGLTRIHMEEDAGKNIHSAADNVSFVDLNRTGVPLIEIVSEPDMRSAEEAVAYLKELRSVLLYLGICDGNMEEGSFRCDANVSIRPYGQEAFGTRAELKNLNSFKHIQKAIEYEVERQIDLVEDGEQVIQETRLYNVEKGTTHSMRGKEEAHDYRYFPDPDLVPLVLDQAWVDKWRSELPELPSAKRARFMAEYDLADYDAALITGDLAVADYFEAAVKAYAGDPKKVTNWVVGELLPFCHESGTEACGVRLTPDKLAALLALVDDGTISVKIGKDIFRDLCATGDDPAAYVEAKGLVQVSDTSELEAMVDKVIADNPSEVEAYKGGKTKLMGFFMGQVMRLSKGQANPGVVTQLFTKKLS; translated from the coding sequence ATGTCCCGCTACGAAACCGTCATCGGCCTGGAAGTCCATGCCCAGTTGAAGACCGAGAGCAAGATATTCTGCTCCTGCTCGACCAAGTTCGGCAACGACCCCAACGAGAACGTCTGCGCGGTCTGCTCCGGCATGCCCGGCGTGCTGCCCGTGTTCAACGAGAAGGTCGCCGAGTACGCCACCAAGGCGGGCCTGGCCACGGACTGCGTCATCAACCTCAAGTCCGTGTTCGCGCGCAAGAACTACTTCTATCCCGACCTGCCCAAGGGGTACCAGATTTCCCAGTTCGAGCAGCCCATCTGCGAGCACGGCCACGTCGACATCGAGGTGGACGGCGAGAGGAAGCGGGTGGGTCTGACCCGCATCCACATGGAAGAGGATGCGGGCAAGAACATCCACTCGGCGGCGGACAACGTCAGCTTCGTGGACCTCAACCGGACCGGCGTGCCGCTCATCGAGATCGTGTCCGAGCCGGACATGCGCTCGGCCGAGGAGGCCGTGGCCTACCTGAAGGAACTGCGCTCGGTCCTGCTCTACCTCGGCATTTGCGACGGCAACATGGAGGAGGGCTCGTTCCGCTGCGACGCCAACGTGTCCATCCGGCCCTATGGCCAGGAGGCGTTCGGCACCCGCGCGGAGCTGAAGAACCTCAACTCGTTCAAGCACATCCAGAAGGCCATCGAGTACGAGGTGGAGCGCCAGATCGACCTGGTGGAGGACGGCGAGCAGGTCATCCAGGAGACCCGGCTGTACAACGTGGAAAAGGGCACGACCCACTCCATGCGCGGCAAGGAGGAGGCCCACGACTATCGTTATTTCCCGGATCCGGACCTGGTGCCCCTGGTCCTGGACCAGGCCTGGGTGGATAAGTGGCGGTCCGAGCTGCCCGAGCTGCCCTCGGCCAAGCGCGCCCGGTTCATGGCCGAGTACGACCTGGCCGACTACGACGCGGCCCTGATCACCGGCGACCTCGCCGTGGCCGACTACTTCGAGGCGGCGGTCAAGGCCTACGCGGGCGATCCCAAGAAGGTCACCAACTGGGTGGTCGGCGAACTGCTGCCGTTCTGCCACGAGAGCGGGACCGAGGCCTGCGGGGTCCGGCTGACCCCGGACAAGCTGGCCGCGCTGCTCGCCCTGGTGGACGACGGGACCATCTCGGTCAAGATCGGCAAGGACATTTTCCGCGACCTGTGCGCCACCGGCGACGACCCGGCCGCCTATGTCGAGGCCAAGGGACTGGTCCAGGTGTCCGACACCTCGGAACTGGAGGCTATGGTGGACAAGGTCATCGCCGATAACCCGTCCGAGGTCGAGGCCTACAAGGGCGGCAAGACCAAGCTCATGGGCTTCTTCATGGGCCAGGTCATGCGCCTGTCCAAGGGCCAGGCCAACCCCGGCGTGGTCACGCAGCTGTTCACGAAGAAACTTTCGTAA
- the mtnA gene encoding S-methyl-5-thioribose-1-phosphate isomerase → MTDHIQYSPEKDALILLDQRYLPNREEWFECRTTDDICYALVVMVVRGAPAIGVTAAYGCYLAGREVQGMDGDWKANLSAKLDQIHDARPTAVNLRWAVREMRRIWDEAGDVSLDELLALWLKRAREIQADDIEMCELIGRFGGALIDDGDTVMTHCNAGALATAGYGTALGVIRGAIDQGKKVSVIANETRPFLQGARLTAYELHKDGIPVKVACDNACALLMKRGLVDKVVVGADRITANGDAVNKIGTFGVAIIAKRFNIPFYVAAPVYTIDPETPTGDDVPIEDRDPREVTHIGDHRIPPEGVEVYNLAFDPTPNELITGIITEKGVLYPPYDLAIRKLFSL, encoded by the coding sequence ATGACCGATCACATTCAGTATTCCCCCGAGAAGGACGCCCTGATCCTGCTCGACCAGCGCTACCTGCCCAACCGGGAGGAGTGGTTCGAGTGCCGGACCACGGACGACATCTGTTACGCCCTGGTGGTTATGGTGGTGCGCGGCGCGCCCGCCATCGGCGTGACCGCGGCCTACGGCTGCTATCTGGCGGGCCGCGAGGTGCAGGGCATGGACGGCGACTGGAAGGCGAACCTGTCGGCCAAGCTGGACCAGATTCACGACGCGAGGCCCACGGCGGTGAACCTGCGCTGGGCCGTGCGCGAGATGCGCCGCATCTGGGACGAGGCGGGCGACGTGTCCCTGGACGAGTTGCTGGCCCTGTGGCTCAAGCGCGCCAGGGAGATACAGGCGGACGACATCGAGATGTGCGAGCTGATCGGCCGGTTCGGCGGCGCGCTCATCGACGACGGCGACACGGTCATGACCCACTGCAACGCGGGGGCCCTGGCCACGGCCGGATACGGCACGGCCCTCGGGGTCATCCGGGGGGCCATCGACCAGGGCAAGAAGGTCTCGGTCATCGCCAACGAGACGCGGCCGTTCCTGCAGGGCGCGCGACTGACCGCATACGAACTGCACAAGGACGGCATTCCGGTCAAAGTGGCCTGCGACAACGCCTGCGCCCTGCTGATGAAGCGCGGCCTGGTGGACAAGGTGGTGGTCGGTGCGGACCGGATCACGGCCAACGGCGACGCGGTCAACAAGATCGGCACCTTCGGGGTGGCCATCATCGCCAAACGGTTCAACATTCCCTTTTACGTGGCCGCGCCGGTCTACACCATCGACCCGGAGACGCCCACCGGCGACGACGTGCCCATCGAGGACCGCGACCCGCGCGAGGTGACGCATATCGGCGACCACCGCATCCCGCCCGAGGGGGTGGAGGTCTACAACCTGGCCTTCGACCCCACGCCCAACGAGCTGATCACGGGCATCATCACCGAGAAGGGCGTGCTCTATCCGCCCTACGACCTTGCCATCAGGAAGCTGTTCAGCCTGTAA
- the der gene encoding ribosome biogenesis GTPase Der, producing the protein MLPIVALVGRPNVGKSTLFNRLLRKSRSITHDLPGVTRDRIYGECIMGETRFDLVDTGGMVLESEATPELSKDFEDEIFEQAQEAINEANAIVFVVDGKEGLTPLDRQAAEFVRRSGKPVLMLINKVDGSEFEAHMTAEFHELGIEFLPVSAAHGYNLHEVRDRVRRFVEDLGIPVEEDDGVEKGLRLTMLGRPNAGKSSIINALIGKDRLIVSDVAGTTRDSIDVTFEKGGKRYTFVDTAGVRKRANIQDHLEKISVIRALKNSKRSDVTVLTIDITLGVGRQDKRLIEFLAKEKTPFMVVVNKADLIPRSETNRALEAFREELRLVPHVPVVMTSAVKGLGIGKLLPLAETMRKECDIRVGTGELNRIMQAVVEKLQPPVVKRKRPKFYYVTQADEPIPTFVFFCNDHTIVKTSYVRYLENQFRKMLGIKSAPVNVVFRSSHDKKEWEKARGISALGKRGPGRERIGGAKTRRHEEKYKALKSKRRREEKAADEQAGTRKKGK; encoded by the coding sequence ATGCTGCCGATCGTCGCCCTGGTGGGCCGCCCCAACGTGGGCAAATCCACCCTCTTCAACCGCCTGCTCAGGAAGTCGCGGTCCATCACCCACGACTTGCCGGGGGTGACGCGCGACCGCATCTACGGCGAGTGCATCATGGGCGAGACCCGCTTCGACCTCGTGGACACCGGGGGCATGGTCCTGGAATCCGAGGCCACGCCCGAGTTGTCCAAGGACTTCGAGGACGAGATCTTCGAGCAGGCCCAGGAGGCCATCAACGAGGCCAACGCCATCGTCTTCGTGGTGGACGGCAAGGAGGGGCTGACCCCGCTGGACCGCCAGGCCGCCGAATTCGTGCGCCGCTCGGGCAAGCCGGTGCTCATGCTCATCAACAAGGTGGACGGCAGCGAGTTCGAGGCCCACATGACCGCCGAGTTCCACGAGCTGGGCATCGAGTTCCTGCCCGTGTCCGCGGCTCACGGCTATAACCTGCACGAGGTCCGCGACCGGGTCCGGCGGTTCGTCGAGGACCTGGGCATTCCGGTCGAGGAGGACGACGGGGTGGAGAAGGGGCTTCGGCTGACCATGCTCGGCCGTCCCAACGCGGGCAAGTCCTCAATCATCAACGCCCTCATCGGCAAGGACCGGCTGATCGTCTCGGATGTGGCCGGGACCACCCGCGATTCCATCGACGTGACCTTCGAGAAGGGGGGCAAGCGCTACACCTTCGTGGACACGGCGGGCGTGCGCAAGCGGGCCAACATCCAGGACCACCTGGAGAAGATCAGCGTCATCCGGGCGCTCAAGAACTCCAAGCGGTCCGACGTGACCGTCCTGACCATCGACATCACGCTGGGCGTGGGGCGGCAGGACAAGCGGCTCATCGAATTTTTGGCCAAGGAGAAGACCCCGTTCATGGTGGTCGTGAACAAGGCGGACCTCATCCCCAGGAGCGAGACCAACCGCGCCCTGGAGGCCTTCCGCGAGGAACTGCGCCTGGTCCCGCACGTGCCCGTGGTCATGACCAGCGCGGTCAAGGGACTGGGCATCGGCAAGCTCCTGCCCCTGGCCGAGACCATGCGCAAGGAGTGCGACATCCGCGTGGGCACCGGCGAGCTGAACCGGATCATGCAGGCCGTGGTCGAGAAACTCCAGCCCCCGGTGGTCAAGCGCAAGCGGCCCAAGTTCTACTACGTGACCCAGGCGGACGAGCCCATCCCGACCTTCGTCTTCTTCTGCAACGACCACACCATCGTCAAGACGTCCTACGTGCGCTACCTGGAGAACCAGTTCCGCAAGATGCTCGGCATCAAGTCCGCGCCGGTCAACGTGGTCTTCCGCTCCAGCCACGACAAGAAGGAGTGGGAAAAGGCGCGCGGCATCTCGGCGCTGGGCAAGCGCGGTCCTGGCCGCGAGCGCATCGGCGGGGCCAAGACGCGCCGCCACGAGGAGAAATACAAGGCGCTCAAGAGCAAGCGCCGCCGCGAGGAAAAGGCGGCCGACGAGCAGGCCGGGACCCGGAAAAAGGGCAAATAG
- a CDS encoding ABC transporter permease — translation MESVRRVIALIIKEFLTLFKDPKSRTVVIGPPLIQLVLFGYAATFDLTNIPYAYEDLSRSVESRELLSGLSGSPYFRLVGEVRGEEAIREIIDSRKVGFVLRIGQTFARDLRAGRDAPVQALLDGRNSNTAGIIGNYLGNVVSRYNALRLQRAGRASPSILVSRIYYNENALSRDFFVPGIVGLIAMVVTLLVTALSVAREREHGTFDQLLVTPLSPIGILIGKAAPGLIIGLSEATLILLAAVYWFEVPLRGNVGLLYLGLFFFIFAAVGVGLMISSLSVTMQQALLGSFLFLMPAVLLSGFATPIANMATVVQWITLINPLRYVLVLIRGVFIENSPTYVLLMQVWPLALIGLACMALAVVMFRNRIY, via the coding sequence ATGGAAAGCGTCCGCCGCGTCATCGCCCTGATCATCAAGGAATTCCTGACCCTGTTCAAGGACCCCAAGAGCCGCACCGTGGTCATCGGGCCGCCGCTCATCCAGCTGGTCCTGTTCGGCTACGCGGCCACCTTCGACCTGACCAACATCCCCTACGCCTACGAGGACCTGAGCCGGTCCGTGGAGTCCCGCGAACTCCTCTCCGGGCTGTCCGGATCGCCCTATTTCCGCCTGGTGGGCGAGGTCCGGGGCGAGGAGGCCATCCGCGAGATCATCGACAGCCGCAAGGTGGGCTTCGTCCTGCGCATCGGGCAGACCTTCGCCCGCGACCTGCGGGCGGGCCGCGACGCCCCGGTCCAGGCCCTGCTGGATGGACGCAACTCCAACACCGCCGGAATCATCGGCAACTACCTGGGCAATGTGGTCAGCCGGTACAACGCCCTGCGGTTGCAAAGGGCGGGCCGGGCCAGCCCGTCCATCCTGGTCTCGCGCATCTACTACAACGAGAACGCGCTCAGCCGGGACTTCTTCGTGCCCGGCATCGTCGGGCTCATCGCCATGGTCGTGACCCTGCTGGTCACCGCCCTGTCCGTGGCCCGCGAACGGGAGCACGGGACCTTCGACCAGTTGCTGGTCACGCCGCTCTCCCCCATCGGCATCCTCATCGGCAAGGCCGCGCCGGGCCTGATCATCGGCCTGTCCGAGGCCACCCTGATCCTGCTGGCCGCGGTCTATTGGTTCGAGGTGCCCCTGCGCGGCAATGTCGGGCTGCTCTACCTGGGGCTGTTCTTCTTCATCTTTGCGGCCGTGGGCGTTGGGCTGATGATCTCGTCCCTGAGCGTGACCATGCAGCAGGCCCTGCTCGGCTCTTTCCTGTTCCTCATGCCCGCCGTGCTCCTGTCCGGCTTCGCCACGCCCATCGCCAACATGGCCACCGTGGTCCAGTGGATCACCCTCATCAACCCCCTGCGCTACGTCCTGGTCCTGATCCGGGGCGTGTTCATCGAAAACTCGCCGACCTACGTGCTGCTCATGCAGGTCTGGCCCCTGGCCCTCATCGGCCTGGCCTGCATGGCCCTGGCCGTGGTCATGTTCCGCAACCGAATATATTGA
- a CDS encoding ABC transporter permease yields the protein MHSRLDFIRLRALLVKEWLQIIRDPSSIALAFFIPIVMLLLFGYGISLDPKELPVAFVMDKPDPTGSTLLARFLHSDYFDPVPMTSWPEARQLLLDRKVDAVIRLQTDFTRRLMTGGQAPVQLIVNGVDSNRALQILGYVTMTWRGWLAEVQKTLPGAQAQTPVGLVDLQQRIWFNEAIRSENFLVPGLMAIIMTLIGTLLTAMVMAREWERGTMEALLVTPVSRLEIVLGKLIPYFLLGMGGLVLCIVMAVFLFHVPFRGSLVLLLVLGGVFMVGTLGLGLFISSTAKNQFVAGQIALLAAFLPSFFLSGFIFELASTPLFIQVLSYIVPAKYFVNIVQTLFLAGNVTSVLLPNLAGMAVLALVFMTLAFRKTRKSLE from the coding sequence GTGCATAGCCGACTCGATTTCATCCGCCTGCGCGCCCTGCTGGTCAAGGAATGGCTCCAGATCATCCGCGACCCGTCGAGCATCGCCCTGGCCTTCTTCATCCCCATCGTCATGCTCCTGCTCTTCGGCTACGGCATCAGCCTGGACCCCAAGGAACTGCCCGTGGCCTTCGTCATGGACAAGCCCGACCCCACCGGCTCCACCCTGCTGGCCCGCTTCCTCCACTCCGACTATTTCGACCCCGTGCCCATGACCTCCTGGCCCGAGGCGCGGCAGCTGCTCCTGGACCGGAAGGTGGACGCGGTCATCCGGTTGCAGACGGACTTCACCCGCCGCCTGATGACCGGCGGCCAGGCCCCGGTGCAGCTCATCGTCAACGGGGTGGACTCCAACCGCGCCCTGCAGATCCTCGGCTACGTGACCATGACCTGGCGCGGCTGGCTGGCCGAGGTCCAGAAGACCCTGCCGGGGGCGCAGGCGCAGACGCCGGTGGGTCTGGTGGACCTGCAACAGCGCATCTGGTTCAATGAGGCCATCCGCAGCGAGAACTTCCTGGTGCCCGGCCTCATGGCCATCATCATGACCCTGATCGGCACCCTGCTGACCGCCATGGTCATGGCCAGGGAATGGGAGCGGGGGACCATGGAGGCGTTGCTGGTCACCCCGGTCAGCCGCCTCGAAATCGTCCTGGGCAAGCTGATCCCCTATTTCCTGCTCGGCATGGGCGGCCTGGTCCTGTGCATCGTCATGGCCGTGTTCCTGTTCCACGTCCCGTTCCGGGGCTCCCTGGTCCTGCTCCTGGTCCTCGGCGGCGTGTTCATGGTCGGCACCCTGGGCCTCGGGCTGTTCATCTCCTCCACGGCCAAAAACCAGTTCGTGGCCGGGCAGATCGCCCTGCTGGCCGCCTTCCTGCCGTCCTTCTTCCTGTCCGGGTTCATCTTCGAGCTGGCCAGCACCCCCCTGTTCATCCAGGTGCTCTCCTACATCGTCCCGGCCAAATACTTCGTCAACATCGTCCAGACGCTGTTCCTGGCGGGCAACGTGACCTCGGTCCTGCTGCCCAACCTGGCGGGCATGGCCGTCCTGGCCCTGGTCTTCATGACCCTGGCCTTCCGCAAGACACGCAAGAGCCTGGAGTAG
- a CDS encoding ATP-binding cassette domain-containing protein, translated as MAETGGSKPLEVRDLHKTFARGKGRVEALRGISFDLEPGSVNALLGPDGAGKTTLIRLATGVMAPDRGTVTVLGMDSVKEARDIQAAIGYMPQRFGLYEDLTVQENLDLYADLQGVGREVRGERYQALMDMTNLAPFTGRLAGRLSGGMKQKLGLACSLLKTPRFLLLDEPTVGVDPLSRRELWSIVDALVRKDNITVLVSTAYLDEAARCDRVFILQDGDLIGQGTPDSFIGQAQGRTWRVTPGTTPRVVQSRLFGKPEIADATLESGRVRVVTRETALPETLFSNAEALDPKSVAPVFEDGFMLLLNRDAEAEAPALNVSAVHGRGDGTAIRVTGLERRFGDFYAVKGLEFSVKRGEIFGLLGPNGAGKSTTFRMLCGLLPATGGTLEVGGLNLRRAAAKARKNLGYMAQKFSLYGQLSVRENLDFFSKVYGLSGPRREERVQWALQELDLANEADATSGELPFGFRQRLSLACALMHEPDILFLDEPTSGVDPLARRQFWARINSLAEQGVTVVVTTHFMEEAEYCDRMLIMMAGELLAQGTPDEIRKYAGKDGDATIEEAFIALVEEHRARQKEA; from the coding sequence ATGGCGGAAACAGGCGGTTCCAAGCCCCTGGAGGTCAGGGACCTGCACAAGACCTTTGCCCGGGGCAAGGGGCGGGTGGAGGCCCTGCGGGGCATCTCCTTCGACCTCGAACCCGGCAGCGTCAACGCCCTGCTCGGGCCCGACGGCGCGGGCAAGACCACGCTCATCCGCCTGGCCACGGGCGTCATGGCCCCGGACCGTGGCACCGTGACCGTGCTCGGCATGGACTCGGTCAAAGAGGCCCGCGACATCCAGGCGGCCATCGGCTACATGCCCCAGCGCTTCGGCCTGTACGAGGACCTGACCGTGCAGGAGAACCTGGACCTCTACGCGGACCTTCAGGGCGTGGGCCGCGAGGTGCGCGGGGAGCGCTACCAGGCCCTGATGGACATGACCAACCTGGCCCCGTTCACCGGGCGGTTGGCCGGGCGGCTGTCCGGCGGCATGAAGCAGAAGCTCGGCCTGGCCTGCTCCCTGCTCAAGACCCCGCGCTTCCTGCTCCTGGACGAGCCCACCGTGGGCGTGGACCCCCTGTCCCGGCGCGAGCTGTGGTCCATCGTGGACGCCCTGGTGCGCAAGGACAACATCACCGTGCTGGTCAGCACCGCCTACCTGGACGAGGCCGCGCGCTGCGACCGGGTCTTCATCCTCCAGGACGGCGACCTCATCGGCCAGGGCACGCCGGACTCCTTCATCGGCCAGGCGCAGGGCCGGACCTGGCGGGTCACGCCCGGCACCACTCCGCGCGTGGTCCAGAGCCGCCTGTTCGGCAAGCCCGAGATCGCCGACGCCACCCTGGAGTCGGGCCGGGTCCGCGTGGTCACCCGCGAGACCGCCCTGCCCGAAACCCTTTTCAGCAACGCCGAGGCCCTGGACCCGAAGTCCGTGGCCCCGGTCTTCGAGGACGGCTTCATGCTCCTGCTCAACCGGGACGCCGAGGCCGAGGCCCCGGCCCTGAACGTCTCGGCGGTCCACGGACGCGGCGACGGCACGGCCATCCGGGTGACCGGCCTGGAGCGGCGCTTCGGCGACTTCTACGCGGTCAAGGGCTTGGAATTTTCCGTCAAACGCGGGGAGATTTTCGGGCTGCTCGGACCCAACGGGGCGGGCAAGTCCACCACCTTCCGCATGCTCTGCGGCCTGCTGCCCGCCACGGGCGGGACCCTGGAGGTGGGCGGCCTGAACCTGCGCCGGGCCGCGGCCAAGGCCCGCAAGAACCTGGGCTACATGGCCCAGAAGTTCTCCCTGTACGGCCAGCTCTCCGTCCGCGAGAATCTCGATTTCTTCAGCAAGGTCTACGGGTTGTCCGGCCCCCGCCGCGAGGAGCGCGTGCAGTGGGCACTCCAGGAACTGGACCTGGCGAACGAGGCCGACGCCACGTCCGGGGAGCTGCCCTTCGGCTTCCGCCAACGCCTGTCCCTGGCCTGCGCCCTGATGCACGAGCCCGACATCCTCTTCCTGGACGAGCCCACCTCCGGGGTCGATCCCCTGGCCCGGCGGCAGTTCTGGGCCCGGATCAACTCCCTGGCCGAGCAGGGCGTGACCGTGGTGGTCACCACCCACTTCATGGAGGAGGCCGAGTACTGCGACCGCATGCTGATCATGATGGCCGGGGAGCTGCTGGCCCAGGGCACCCCCGACGAGATCCGCAAATACGCCGGCAAGGACGGCGACGCGACCATCGAGGAGGCGTTCATCGCCCTCGTCGAGGAACACCGGGCGCGGCAAAAGGAGGCCTGA
- a CDS encoding efflux RND transporter periplasmic adaptor subunit — protein MRKVVIIIAALVLLGGGGYWAYRTYCGECAETGELVLYGNVDIRQVNLAFKDGERIQDVLVEEGDVVAKGQELARLQTRRLEAEIASLKAGVDAQNFVVLQLENGSRPEEIQQARAEERQALAEQNLTKRTYDRQSRLLKSGANAQQDLDDALARYDVAKAKYQVAVQNRILMEKGARWEEIASARASLHKLEADLETLKVKLAESTLYAPSDAVVRSRNLEPGDMASAQNPVFTLGIMDPKWVRTYIPEDKLGQIKPGMRGYAVADSWPGERFEGWIGFISSTAEFTPRSVETPELRTSLVYEVRLNVHDPENRLRLGMPVTVRFDHGTGPATQPAEGD, from the coding sequence ATGCGCAAGGTTGTCATCATCATCGCGGCCCTGGTTCTCCTCGGCGGAGGCGGCTATTGGGCCTACAGGACCTATTGCGGCGAATGCGCGGAAACGGGCGAACTGGTGCTCTACGGCAACGTGGACATCCGTCAGGTCAACCTCGCCTTCAAGGACGGCGAACGGATTCAGGACGTCCTCGTGGAGGAAGGCGACGTGGTCGCCAAGGGCCAGGAACTGGCCCGGTTGCAGACCCGGCGGCTGGAGGCCGAGATAGCGTCCCTCAAGGCGGGCGTGGACGCCCAGAATTTCGTGGTTCTCCAGCTGGAGAACGGGTCCCGGCCCGAGGAGATCCAGCAGGCCCGGGCCGAGGAACGCCAGGCCCTGGCAGAACAGAACCTGACCAAGCGGACCTATGACCGCCAGTCGCGGCTGCTCAAGAGCGGGGCCAACGCCCAGCAGGACCTGGACGACGCCCTGGCCCGGTACGACGTGGCCAAGGCCAAGTACCAGGTGGCGGTGCAGAACCGCATCCTCATGGAAAAGGGCGCCCGCTGGGAGGAGATCGCCTCGGCCAGGGCCTCCCTGCACAAGCTCGAGGCGGACCTGGAGACCCTCAAGGTCAAGCTGGCGGAGAGCACCCTCTACGCGCCCAGCGACGCCGTGGTCCGCAGCCGCAACCTGGAGCCGGGCGACATGGCCTCGGCCCAGAACCCGGTCTTCACCCTGGGCATCATGGACCCCAAGTGGGTCCGGACCTACATCCCCGAGGACAAGCTCGGCCAGATCAAGCCGGGCATGCGCGGCTACGCCGTGGCCGACTCCTGGCCGGGCGAGCGGTTCGAGGGCTGGATCGGATTCATCTCGTCCACCGCCGAATTCACGCCCCGCTCCGTGGAAACCCCGGAGCTGCGCACCTCCCTGGTCTACGAGGTCCGGCTGAACGTCCACGACCCCGAAAACCGGCTCCGGCTGGGCATGCCGGTGACGGTTCGCTTCGACCACGGGACCGGGCCCGCGACACAGCCCGCCGAGGGGGACTAG
- a CDS encoding MarR family winged helix-turn-helix transcriptional regulator, giving the protein MFFLKDFPDAEMIDRLRCMFPQADVTGVQTFIRLLALGSECLFHLDRLLDRHGLSHSRWIVLMLLRRREVWRALPSELAEEQGITRATMSGLTQRLEKQGLITRQPDDSDRRQTVLVLTQAGAALIERVLPECIALMERTLSPLDDGEKDELKRLVEKLFPLRAQGA; this is encoded by the coding sequence ATGTTTTTCCTCAAGGACTTTCCCGACGCCGAGATGATCGACCGTCTGCGGTGCATGTTCCCCCAGGCCGACGTGACCGGGGTGCAGACGTTCATCCGGCTCCTCGCCCTGGGCAGCGAATGCCTGTTCCACCTGGACCGTCTGCTCGACCGGCACGGCCTGAGCCACAGCCGCTGGATCGTGCTCATGCTCCTGCGGCGCCGGGAGGTCTGGCGGGCTCTGCCCTCGGAACTGGCCGAGGAACAGGGCATCACCCGGGCGACCATGTCCGGGCTGACCCAGCGCCTGGAGAAGCAGGGGCTGATCACCCGGCAGCCGGACGACAGCGACCGGCGGCAGACCGTGCTCGTCCTGACCCAGGCGGGCGCAGCGCTCATCGAGCGGGTCCTGCCGGAATGCATCGCGCTCATGGAACGGACCCTCTCGCCCCTGGACGACGGGGAAAAGGACGAGCTCAAGCGGCTGGTCGAAAAGCTGTTTCCGCTCCGCGCCCAAGGCGCGTGA